The following are encoded together in the candidate division KSB1 bacterium genome:
- a CDS encoding RNA-binding transcriptional accessory protein gives MTEQDFFRIIAEEQHIRAEQVQATVALLDDENTVPFIARYRKEVTGGLDETKIIAIQDRMRYLRLLEERKQTVLKSIGEQGKLTDELAARISAALKLQEVEDLYLPYKPKKRTRATVAREKGLEPLAQRMWQQQDTSGDPGQIALAFVSEEKGVNSAQEALAGACDIIAEWVSDDADVRQLTRELTWEHGSLHAEARDPENLDVYEMYKDYRDPLKKVVPHRTLAINRGEREGFLKVVIEAPVPQILADLEKRFLTNPACIFTDYNRAAIKDSYERLVAPAIERELRNRLSEVADEHAINIFATNLRNLLMQPPTHGHIIMGIDPGYRTGCKVAVIDQTGKYLDGDTIYPHEPQKRWDYSKQQLLGMVRKYQVSLIAIGNGTASRETEQLVAEVIKEAAAGDPPLDVRYTIVSEAGASVYSASELARQELPDLEAAQRGNVSIARRLLDPLSELVKIDPKSIGVGLYQHDVNQTRLAESLDRVVESCVNAVGVDLNTASAALLRYVAGITRSVAENLVAYRNEKGRFTSRKQLLEVKGLGPKAFTQCAGFLRIPNADTFFDSTAVHPESYEAAERFLTILELTPEMVRTQRQLFNEKIKALRRPLAEIAAECQIGLPTLQDIIAAMEKPDRDPRDEAPKPIFRQDVLKMEDLKEGMILKGTVRNVVDFGAFVDIGVKQDGLVHLSAMSHKYIKSPLEVVAVGDVIDVRVLRVDLERGRIGLSMLLDGDRRPPERHKPQAKAGGGHKPHERGTGKLQRDRRHGRPEKPAQVEGKDNQAESKRPQRPEHKARPSRASAREEENFAASLQQLVNKYSNRS, from the coding sequence GTGACTGAGCAGGATTTTTTTCGCATCATCGCCGAAGAGCAGCATATTCGTGCCGAACAAGTGCAGGCCACGGTGGCCCTGCTCGACGATGAAAACACCGTTCCCTTTATCGCCCGCTACCGCAAGGAGGTGACCGGGGGACTGGACGAAACCAAAATCATCGCCATCCAGGATCGCATGCGTTACCTGCGCCTGCTGGAAGAGCGCAAACAGACCGTACTCAAATCAATCGGGGAGCAGGGCAAGCTCACCGACGAACTGGCCGCCAGGATCTCGGCCGCCCTGAAACTGCAGGAAGTCGAAGACCTGTATCTGCCCTACAAACCCAAGAAGCGCACGCGCGCCACCGTTGCCAGGGAAAAAGGCCTGGAACCGCTGGCGCAGCGCATGTGGCAGCAGCAGGATACCAGCGGTGACCCCGGGCAAATCGCACTGGCCTTCGTCAGCGAGGAAAAGGGCGTCAACAGTGCGCAGGAGGCACTGGCGGGCGCCTGTGACATTATTGCAGAATGGGTGAGCGACGATGCCGATGTGCGCCAGCTCACCCGCGAGCTCACCTGGGAGCACGGCAGCCTGCACGCGGAAGCGCGCGATCCTGAAAACCTCGATGTCTATGAAATGTACAAGGACTATCGCGATCCGCTCAAAAAAGTCGTGCCGCACCGCACGCTCGCCATCAACCGCGGCGAGCGCGAAGGCTTTTTGAAGGTGGTGATCGAGGCGCCGGTGCCGCAAATCCTGGCGGATCTGGAAAAACGTTTTCTCACCAACCCGGCCTGCATCTTCACCGACTACAATCGCGCGGCCATCAAGGACTCTTATGAACGACTGGTGGCGCCCGCCATCGAGCGTGAGCTGCGCAACCGTCTCTCCGAAGTCGCGGATGAACACGCCATCAACATCTTCGCCACCAACCTGCGCAACCTGCTGATGCAGCCGCCCACCCACGGCCACATCATCATGGGCATCGACCCGGGTTATCGCACCGGCTGCAAGGTCGCCGTCATCGACCAGACAGGCAAATACCTGGACGGGGACACGATTTATCCCCATGAGCCGCAGAAACGCTGGGATTATTCCAAACAGCAACTCCTGGGAATGGTGCGCAAGTATCAGGTGAGCCTGATTGCCATCGGCAACGGCACCGCCAGCCGCGAGACGGAACAACTGGTGGCAGAGGTGATCAAGGAGGCCGCCGCCGGTGACCCCCCCCTCGACGTGCGCTACACCATCGTGAGTGAAGCCGGCGCCTCGGTGTATTCCGCCTCCGAACTGGCGCGACAGGAGCTGCCGGATCTCGAGGCGGCGCAACGCGGCAATGTTTCCATTGCGCGGCGCCTGCTCGATCCGCTCTCCGAGCTGGTCAAAATCGATCCCAAATCCATCGGCGTGGGCTTGTATCAACACGATGTCAACCAGACGCGGCTGGCGGAATCGCTCGACCGTGTGGTGGAGTCATGTGTGAATGCCGTGGGCGTGGATTTGAACACGGCCTCGGCCGCGCTGCTGCGTTACGTCGCCGGCATCACCCGCAGCGTCGCGGAGAATCTCGTTGCCTACCGCAATGAGAAAGGGCGTTTCACCTCCCGCAAACAACTGCTCGAGGTCAAGGGCCTGGGGCCCAAGGCTTTCACGCAATGCGCCGGCTTCCTGCGCATTCCCAATGCCGACACGTTTTTTGACTCCACCGCCGTCCATCCCGAGTCTTATGAAGCAGCCGAGCGCTTTTTGACGATTTTGGAGCTTACGCCCGAGATGGTTCGCACGCAGCGTCAGCTTTTCAATGAGAAAATCAAGGCGCTGCGCCGGCCGCTCGCCGAAATCGCCGCGGAATGCCAGATCGGCCTGCCCACGCTGCAGGACATTATTGCCGCAATGGAAAAACCCGATCGCGATCCGCGCGACGAGGCCCCCAAACCCATCTTCCGCCAGGATGTTTTAAAAATGGAGGATCTCAAGGAGGGCATGATTCTCAAAGGCACGGTGCGCAATGTGGTGGACTTCGGTGCCTTCGTCGACATCGGCGTGAAGCAGGACGGCCTGGTGCATCTCTCCGCCATGTCGCACAAGTACATCAAAAGCCCGCTGGAGGTGGTGGCGGTGGGCGATGTGATCGATGTGCGCGTGCTGCGGGTTGATCTGGAAAGGGGCCGCATTGGTCTGAGCATGCTGCTCGACGGCGACCGGCGGCCACCGGAGCGGCACAAACCGCAGGCGAAAGCCGGCGGCGGGCACAAACCGCATGAGCGCGGCACCGGCAAACTGCAGCGTGATCGCCGGCACGGCCGGCCGGAGAAACCGGCGCAAGTCGAGGGCAAGGATAACCAGGCCGAAAGCAAGAGGCCGCAGCGGCCGGAGCACAAAGCGCGTCCGTCCCGGGCCAGCGCCCGTGAGGAGGAAAACTTCGCCGCTTCCTTGCAGCAGCTCGTGAACAAATATTCGAATCGCTCGTGA